The nucleotide window TGCTGGAATCTTACGGAGGACTTCCTGGCCGTGTCTGCTCTCTGGTTGTACCCTAAACCTCTGACCCACCAGAAGGGAACCGCTCGCAGACAGTCGAGGCAACGGGTCGGGGAGATGCTTTTCGCTTCGCCGCCGCTTCGAGCATTTCGAGAAGCGGATAACCCCCGCTATCGGGAATGGAGAGAAACACCATGGCAAAGATCATCCGTGCCCACCCGCAGCTCAAGGCGGGCTACGAATACCATGTTTTCACCAGCCTGGATTTCTGGGATGCCCGCCGAATCCTTTCGGGTCTGGCCACGGTTCAGCGCAACTTCGGGCACGAACCCCGGGGGGATCTCTTCCCCACCCAGGTCGTGATGCGAACGAATCAACCTGCGGTTGCCCGGGTGATCGAAACGCGCCTGCAGAAGGCTGTCCCGTCACCGCCACGCCACGTGGTGGTGGAGAGGGTGCTAACACAGGGATTCTATGAGTTCGATCCATGCCAATACTACCCCTCACACTGGCCCCGCGCACGGATGATCCATTTTAGCAGCTGCCGACTGCCGATTCACTTTCCTCCGTTGGCTACGCCCCATCGTAAGACGACCCTGGGATGGAAGGGGGACCTCATTCGCATCGAGCGGGTGCAACGGGGTGAAAAGTTCGATCCCGTGATCACCTCTTACAAGGAAGAAATGCGGCGCCGCTTTGCCCCCCTGTGTTTTTAGTAATCGGGTCGGACCAGATTAATATGTTGAATATATTGGAAGATGGTTTTTAACATAGGCTCTTTCAGGGCTTAAACCGCCCATTTTGGCATGAAAAAAGTCCTTTTAAGGGATAAAGCGGCATCGCGTGAAGATGTTACGGGCCTTTCCTTGGAGTGAAAAAACCCTGAGACCTCGGTGAGCTGTCGATATCTTCGCCGGCCTCGAACGGCACGTTCTGGTTTGAGATGGACAAGCCTTTGCTAAGCTGGGCGCCGGTTTTGGATTAACCGATGCCGTTTCCAGAGCTGAATTTGCAGCGTGTCGAAAAATCGCTTGTGCTCAGGACGTTCAAAAACAAACGAATGTAGGGGTTGCGGAATCCCGTGGACTGAGGCGTACGCACCAGCGCACCTCAGTGACAGCGGATAAGCACAACGCAGCAGGCGGTGGATTTTTCCGGCCTGTTGACCAAGTGTCAGGCATTAGAGCTTCCCCCTGGATAGGCAAGGATCGGGCAATGTGAGGGGAGATATGGGCAGGGCATATGTACACGGCTATGATCTTCGAGAAAATATCCGTCTGCAGGATCAGGCTGCGACCTTGGTCGAGTTGCTGCATTCCGACACGTTTTACCCGCCGGGGCACTCCGTTCTCGAAGCGGGATGCGGCGTGGGGGCGCAAACTTGCACCCTTGCGGCAAACAGCCCGGGTGCTGTGATCACTTCTGTCGACATCTCTTATTCGTCCCTCTGTGAGGCCAGGCAGAGAGCAATGTCGGCCGGGCATGACCATGTCCGGTTTTTGCAGGCCGATATTTTTCATTTGCCGCACGAGCAGGATTTCTTTGATCACATTTTCGTCTGCTTCGTCCTGGAGCATCTCGACCGGCCGGTTGAGGCGCTGCGTATACTGAAGACTTATCTGAAACGGGGCGGCACGATCACCGTGATCGAAGGAGACCACGGTTCGACTTATTTCCATCCCGACAGCGCTGCTGCGCACCGGGCGATCCAATGCCAGGTCGAACTGCAGCGCCGCGCCGGCGGCAACGCCATGATCGGCAGAACACTCTATCCGCTTCTGGACGAAGCCGGATACCGTTCCATTCGCGTCTCTCCGCGAATGGTCTATGTCGATTCGAGCAGACCGCAACTGGTAGCTGGCTTCACGAGAAAGACATTCACGGCCATGATCGAGGGGGTGCGCGAGGCCGCGATCGAGGCCGGGATCGTCCAGGCCGATGCCTTTGACCAAGGAATCCGGGATCTCTACCGTACGGCCGAGCCTAATGGGGTCTTCTGCTACACGTTTTTCAAGGCTGTCGCTCTGAGATGATCTTTGCAAGGGTGGTCGCGCGGACCCGGCAGTCGATCCGTCATCGAATCCGCAAGGCTCGACAGCTTGTTGAAAAACCCGCTTTTTGCGTGCCGTTTGCCACCGGCAGAGAGGGTGAGTCATGAAGATCCTGACTGCTCCACGCATGGAACGCTGCATCGGTTGCCATTCGTGTTCACTCGCCTGTGCGCGCCTGGTGCACAAACATCTTTCCTGGGATACTGCAGGCATTGCTATCCTTTCGTCGGGAGGGCTGTCGACCGGCTTCGAGGCTCGCCTGTGCATGGCCTGCAATCCGGCCCCCTGTGTGGAGGCTTGTCCGACAGGGGCCTACAGCCAGAGAAAAGGCGGAGGCGTCGTCGTGAGGATAAAGCTGTGCATCCGCTGTGGGGCGTGCGCTGACGCCTGCCCGGTCGACGCCATCTTCGTCGATCGAAGCGGTGAACCTTTTGTCTGCATCCATTGCGGCCAGTGCGTAAACTACTGCCCGCATGATTGCCTCGAGATGGTCGACAGGGGGGAACCCGTATGATTCGAGACTACTTTCGCGTTTTGCTGGTTGATCTTGAAACCGGAAAGGGACGGATCGAGAGGGTGGAAGGGCGGGATACCCATGCGGGGGGCAGCGGCCTGGCTGCCCTCCTCTTCGAAAGATTCGGCATTGTGGATCGCCTCTGGGACGACCCGGAGCAGCCCTTCATCCTGGCGATCGGTCCACTGACCGGCTTCTTCCCCCTCATGAGCAAAACCATCTGCGCCTTCAAATCCCCTTATCATAATCAATTCGCAGAGAGCCACGCCGGGGGGCGTTCGGCGCTGGCCCTGCGCTTCGCCGATCTCGATGCCCTCGTCGTGGTCGGCAGGGCCAACGTGCTCTCCTGCCTGGTGCTGGGATCGAAACGATTGGAGGTCCGAGACGTCGCATTCATGAGAGGGATGGATGTTTCGAGTACAGGCAAGATCTTCCGGCGCATGTTTCCCGGAGCCGGGCATCGGAGCATCTTGCGGATCGGCCCGGCAGGAGAACGCCTGGCTGCGACCGCCTGCATCAATGTGGACAGTTACCGTCACTTCGGGCGATTGGGTGCCGGAGCGGTCCTGGGTGCCAAGAACCTCAAGGGGATTTTCATCCATGGGGACGGAATCGGTAATCTGCCTGACCAGAAAGGTTATTCGAAGCTGTACCAGCGGGTTTACAGACAGCTGACATCCACGGACATGATGAAGAAGTATCACAACCTGGGAACGCCGGAAAATATCGGGGTCCTGAATGAACTGAAGGCCTTGCCGATCCGCAACCTCCAGAAGACTTCCGATGTCGAAGTCAAGGGCATCACCGGAGAAAGGTTTGCCGAGGAGACCCTGATGCGCAACCAGGCCTGCTCGGGCTGCCCGATCGGCTGTATTCACCTGGGTTACGTGCGCGAGCAGTTCATGAAGGATAACCGGTATTTTTTCATTCAGGTTCCATACGATCACGAACCCATTTTCGCGGTCGGCGCCATGCTCGGGGTCAACAGCGCCTTCAAAGTACTGGGCCTTATCGATGCCGTTGAACGGGCGGGTCTGGACGTGATGTCGACCGGAGTGGCGCTGGCCTGGGCTACGGAGGCGTTTGCCGAGGGGATTCTATCCGAGGAGGAAACCCTGATAGGCCTCAGATTCGGGGATGCCGAAGCTTACAAACAGGCCGTTTATCATATGGGGCGCGGGACGAACCCGTTCTACCGGCTGTTGTCCGACGGCATCATGCACGCGGTGAGGATCTATGGCGGCGGGGACTATGCCTGTGTTCTCGGTCAGGAAATGGCCGGCTACGCCACAGGAGAGGTTTTCCTGACAGGTCAGGCCCTTGGGTTTCGCCATTCCCATCTGGACACCGGTGGTTACACGTATGACCAGCAAAATCAGGAAAAAAATGCGGCGGATGCTGTCGATTTCCTTGTCGAAGATGAGCAGAACCGCGTGCTGTTGACCAGTATGGCAGCCTGTTTGTTCGCCCGCAAGGTCTATCAGCCGGAGTTGTTGGCGGAATGCCTGGAGTCGTTGGGCTATGCCAAACTGGCACGGAACATCGGCTCCGTCGCCGCGTCTGTCCAAAGGCTGAGATGGAATATCCGACTGGCGACCGGCTACGAGCCGCATCGCATCGATATACCCAAGCGTTTCCTGGAGACGGTCAACTGGAAAGGGGCGATCGATGCAAGTTATCTCGACAACCTCAAAAGCGAATACAGCCGGCGCATTCTGCAGTTCAAGGGTTGAATCAAACGTCGTTTTTGGGGGGGGCTGCTGCCGACGACAGGATGCGGCATCGATTCATCGTCCCGCTGTCGGTAAACATACGGCTGCAGGCATTCGAACCTGGTATACGCGCGTTCAGCGCCGTTCATAGGTCCGATAGCGTGAAGTGCGCCGTGAGAAGAGACGGCCTGTACCTAAGAGACCTTCTAGCAGGCTGTTAGGATTTCAAAGGGAGAAAGGCATGATGGTTGATATACCTGTGGAAGAAGGCTATGTTCAGCTGCAAGACGTTAAGGTCTGGTATCGGATCGTCGGCTGCGCAGAAACGCCCGGCAAAGTCCCGCTGCTTTGTCTTCACGGAGGGCCCGGAGTGCCGCATGATTACCTGGAGCCTCTGGAGGCCTTGGCTGCCGGGGGGCGTCAGGTGGTCTTCTACGATCAGTTGGGATGCGGGAATTCAGACGTGCCGGATGATCCGTCGTTGTGGCGGATGGAGCGCTTCCTCGAGGAGATCGACGCCGTCCGAAAAGCCCTTCAGCTCGAGGACATTCACCTCTTGGGGCAATCATGGGGCGGCATGCTGGCGATGCAGTACGCGCTAAGCCAGCCGCGTGGTCTGCGTAGCCTCGTCCTTGCCAGCGCGCCGGCCTCCTCCCGTCAATGGGCCGCGGAGGCCAAACGCTTGCGGGAGGAGCTGCCGGCCGAGACCCAGGAGACTCTCTCCCGCCACGAAGAAGCCGGGACGACGGATGACCCGTCCTATGTCGAAGCCATGATGACCTTCTACCGCCGCCACGTCTGCCGAC belongs to Desulfatiglans anilini DSM 4660 and includes:
- a CDS encoding methyltransferase domain-containing protein, with the translated sequence MGRAYVHGYDLRENIRLQDQAATLVELLHSDTFYPPGHSVLEAGCGVGAQTCTLAANSPGAVITSVDISYSSLCEARQRAMSAGHDHVRFLQADIFHLPHEQDFFDHIFVCFVLEHLDRPVEALRILKTYLKRGGTITVIEGDHGSTYFHPDSAAAHRAIQCQVELQRRAGGNAMIGRTLYPLLDEAGYRSIRVSPRMVYVDSSRPQLVAGFTRKTFTAMIEGVREAAIEAGIVQADAFDQGIRDLYRTAEPNGVFCYTFFKAVALR
- a CDS encoding 4Fe-4S binding protein; protein product: MKILTAPRMERCIGCHSCSLACARLVHKHLSWDTAGIAILSSGGLSTGFEARLCMACNPAPCVEACPTGAYSQRKGGGVVVRIKLCIRCGACADACPVDAIFVDRSGEPFVCIHCGQCVNYCPHDCLEMVDRGEPV
- a CDS encoding aldehyde ferredoxin oxidoreductase N-terminal domain-containing protein, whose translation is MIRDYFRVLLVDLETGKGRIERVEGRDTHAGGSGLAALLFERFGIVDRLWDDPEQPFILAIGPLTGFFPLMSKTICAFKSPYHNQFAESHAGGRSALALRFADLDALVVVGRANVLSCLVLGSKRLEVRDVAFMRGMDVSSTGKIFRRMFPGAGHRSILRIGPAGERLAATACINVDSYRHFGRLGAGAVLGAKNLKGIFIHGDGIGNLPDQKGYSKLYQRVYRQLTSTDMMKKYHNLGTPENIGVLNELKALPIRNLQKTSDVEVKGITGERFAEETLMRNQACSGCPIGCIHLGYVREQFMKDNRYFFIQVPYDHEPIFAVGAMLGVNSAFKVLGLIDAVERAGLDVMSTGVALAWATEAFAEGILSEEETLIGLRFGDAEAYKQAVYHMGRGTNPFYRLLSDGIMHAVRIYGGGDYACVLGQEMAGYATGEVFLTGQALGFRHSHLDTGGYTYDQQNQEKNAADAVDFLVEDEQNRVLLTSMAACLFARKVYQPELLAECLESLGYAKLARNIGSVAASVQRLRWNIRLATGYEPHRIDIPKRFLETVNWKGAIDASYLDNLKSEYSRRILQFKG
- a CDS encoding proline iminopeptidase-family hydrolase — translated: MMVDIPVEEGYVQLQDVKVWYRIVGCAETPGKVPLLCLHGGPGVPHDYLEPLEALAAGGRQVVFYDQLGCGNSDVPDDPSLWRMERFLEEIDAVRKALQLEDIHLLGQSWGGMLAMQYALSQPRGLRSLVLASAPASSRQWAAEAKRLREELPAETQETLSRHEEAGTTDDPSYVEAMMTFYRRHVCRLDPWPECLDRALEKLMWNPVVYLTMWGDSEFHVTGNLKDWDVSGRLNEIVLPTLLTSGRYDEATPAVMETIHQGIPGSKWVIFEQSAHEAHLEETERYLQVIDTFLEEVESRRMFEIR